In Babylonia areolata isolate BAREFJ2019XMU chromosome 19, ASM4173473v1, whole genome shotgun sequence, a single window of DNA contains:
- the LOC143293982 gene encoding uncharacterized protein LOC143293982, protein MKAVLALTLLVALASAAPQPIKDKRFIESIGHLFHQAADALAHTFNQAKDAFNSLTHGLNINFDSVVAQMIPLIDSGMTETACTTACVGAASTVLGPAAPLAGTVCGPVCKAALAKLEETAG, encoded by the exons atgaaGGCAGTTCTGGCTCTGACTCTGCTGGTGGCTCTGGCCTCGGCCGCCCCCCAACCGATCAAGGACAAGCGCTTCATCGAGAGCATCGGCCACCTGTTCCACCAGGCCGCTGACGCCCTGGCTCACACCTTCAACCAGGCCAAGGACGCCTTCAACAGCCTCACCCACGGTCTCAACA TCAACTTCGATTCAGTGGTGGCCCAGATGATTCCTCTGATCGACTCTGGCATGACCGAGACTGCCTGCACCACTGCCTGTGTCGGTGCCGCCTCCACCGTGCTGGGGCCTGCCGCCCCCCTGGCCGGCACTGTGTGTGGACCCGTGTGCAAGGC TGCCCTTGCCAAGCTGGAGGAGACTGCTGGTTAA
- the LOC143293985 gene encoding uncharacterized protein LOC143293985, with amino-acid sequence MKAVLALTLLVALASAAPQPIKDKRFIESIGHLFHQAADALAHTFNQAKDAFNSLTHGLNINFDSVVSQLIPLIDSGMTESACTNVCVSGASSILGPAASLAGSVCEPVCKAALAKLEETAG; translated from the exons atgaaGGCAGTTCTGGCTCTGACTCTGCTGGTGGCTCTGGCCTCGGCCGCCCCCCAACCGATCAAGGACAAGCGCTTCATCGAGAGCATCGGCCACCTGTTCCATCAGGCCGCTGACGCCCTGGCTCACACCTTCAACCAGGCCAAGGACGCCTTCAACAGCCTCACCCACGGTCTCAACA TCAACTTCGATTCAGTGGTGTCCCAGCTCATTCCCTTGATCGACTCTGGCATGACCGAGTCTGCCTGCAccaatgtctgtgtcagtggcGCCTCTTCCATCTTGGGACCCGCCGCCTCTCTGGCCGGCTCTGTCTGTGAACCCGTCTGCAAGGC CGCCCTTGCCAAGCTGGAGGAGACTGCCGGTTAA